In Crassostrea angulata isolate pt1a10 chromosome 6, ASM2561291v2, whole genome shotgun sequence, a genomic segment contains:
- the LOC128187822 gene encoding nucleolar protein dao-5-like isoform X5 produces MAEQKRAHLNRSMEKSFEDLLTGLDDEFEPDIDDIFTNYDHLPEKVTDATFNAMAFQKPKSPTPTSSRQKEEVEEDEPSPGKVQMEEDLDIQLPRVAKNTDPGIQSESEDEEHEPSNGELEFVSSIQEGEEEGEGEVYDASKLILPSVGESSTDDTLLGNVELEEDEEEEEEDLEEDEEKEEIEEEKAESEDDSEGEDMEDQTQTKEEGKLRDQKDLTMFSGLDQDDSDPDIDKLVAECDFLPETVTDSTINAMVDRNRPLAKSYRQSQEEESDEQDEEETMETDSGPESSPPPEVKIRVQKEASLDFSVLEPDSNHLDVDIGKQKTNLRKKGSLAKRRKPTRSTVRSALLSGEETLFVDSTEPKVEKTSRKDDEDDVFGQRTSTSSVEGAPTSPPAKKPSKVMVPLPGFGGPVPALRKRSEEQHEAEMAVDEPKKKDFRSYGVKLPVPQLPRKSEFEDTPSKPVLRKVPRKDSAEKQETEVQYDVSSLKSVKKEARNSKADLESDVFFEKPALRQVARDDNKDRNSSSEMTFEKPALRNVSRPSLDKSNETDVKFEIPALKQVSRERGESNKSETDSDKTFSKPPLKSTPKPSEERSAPISPKTPEPKTFELPSLRPTPKASRSKPMDTQQDVGSFEKPSLRNVSRPLERKNSGEAGSFEKPALRNVGKPPLPEKRISIAEDDSEDKHKFDVPALRMVPRDQKPTETLRNISRGEKESDVEVNRRPSLKSTPRKDPIKAEEGKENPSWLKDMKLRKTRSQADDINNVGESREKPEWLQTATEKREKALESLNSKENKTKSSSENKVPWLSRDNLKKTSTPLQENNDNSHSNQDEVRKRLSSVDTNGDLDIPSRERTPSKKDDTRENYVPSWQRAKDNRHASNPNLNFVTPSSNSDEPPDWKKALAEKRKTRRDSDTPVKPAPGADSQEKGLPPWKKELAKKGMKPSVPVKKTGLFDKTLRKT; encoded by the exons ATGGCAGAACAGAAAAGAGCTCATCTGAACAGG AGCATGGAAAAAAGCTTCGAGGATTTACTCACGGGGCTGGATGATGAGTTTGAGCCAGATATAGATGACATCTTCACAAACTATGATCATCTTCCTGAG AAAGTTACAGATGCCACATTTAATGCTATGGCTTTTCAAAAACCAAAAAGTCCTACCCCTACATCTTCACGGCAGAAGGAAGAGGTTGAAGAGGACGAACCAAGTCCTGGAAAAGTCCAAATGGAAGAAGACTTAGACATTCAGTTACCCAGGGTAGCAAAAAACACAGACCCTGGAATTCAGAGCGAGAGTGAAGATGAGGAGCATGAACCATCAAATGGGGAGTTGGAATTTGTCTCCTCCATTCAGGAGGGGGAGGAGGAGGGAGAAGGGGAGGTTTACGATGCCTCCAAGTTGATCTTGCCTTCTGTTGGGGAAAGCAGCACAGATGATACTCTGCTTGGAAATGTGGAGCTTGAAGAAGATGAAGAGGAAGAAGAGGAAGATCTAGAAGAAGATGAAGAGAAGGAAGAAATTGAGGAGGAAAAAGCAGAGAGTGAAGATGACAGTGAAGGAGAGGACATGGAAGACCAGACCCAAACAAAGGAAGAAGGAAAGTTGAGGGACCAGAAAGACCTGACAATGTTTTCAGGTCTGGACCAAGACGACTCGGATCCTGATATTGATAAGTTGGTAGCAGAGTGTGATTTCCTGCCTGAG ACTGTCACAGACTCCACTATCAATGCAATGGTGGATAGGAATCGACCTTTGGCCAAGTCTTACAGACAGAGTCAGGAAGAAGAGAGTGATGAACAGGATGAGGAGGAAACCATGGAAACAGACTCCGGCCCAGAAAGCAGCCCTCCACCG gaaGTAAAAATAAGAGTTCAAAAAGAGGCCAGTTTAGATTTCTCGGTTCTTGAG CCTGACAGCAACCATCTTGATGTGGATATTGGGAAGCAAAAGACCAATTTGAGAAAGAAGGGTTCTCTGGCCAAGAGGAGGAAACCCACTCGATCAACTGTCAGGAGCGCTCTTTTGTCAGGGGAGGAAACATTATTTGTAGATTCCACAG AACCAAAAGTGGAGAAGACTAGCAGGAAGGATGATGAGGATGATGTGTTTGGTCAGAGAACTTCAACTTCCTCTGTTGAAGGAGCTCCAACTTCACCCCCAGCCAAGAAACCCAGTAAAGTCATGGTGCCGCTACCAGGATTCGGGGGTCCTGTG CCTGCGCTTAGAAAGAGATCAGAGGAGCAGCATGAGGCAGAAATGGCAGTAGATGAACCAAAGAAGAAGGACTTCAGGAGTTATGGAGTTAAATTACCTGTGCCACAACTGCCAAGGAAAAGTGAATTTGAGGACACTCCAAGTAAACCTGTTTTGAGGAAAGTTCCCAGGAAAGACAGTGCTGAGAAGCAGGAGACGGAAGTACAGTATGATGTATCTTCTTTGAAATCAGTGAAAAAGGAAGCCAGAAATTCAAAAGCGGATTTGGAATCTGACGTGTTCTTTGAGAAGCCCGCTTTACGTCAAGTAGCTAGAGACGATAATAAGGATAGAAATTCTTCGAGTGAAATGACATTTGAAAAGCCTGCATTAAGAAATGTATCCAGACCAAGTCTGGACAAATCAAATGAAACGGACGTGAAGTTTGAGATTCCAGCCCTGAAACAAGTGTCCAGAGAGAGAGGAGAAAGCAATAAATCTGAGACAGATAGTGATAAAACATTTAGCAAACCACCTCTGAAATCAACACCCAAACCATCAGAGGAAAGGTCTGCACCAATTTCTCCTAAAACGCCAGAACCTAAAACATTCGAGCTGCCTAGTTTACGGCCAACCCCCAAAGCGAGCAGGAGCAAGCCAATGGATACTCAACAGGATGTGGGCTCATTCGAAAAACCGTCTCTGCGTAATGTGTCAAGACCACTGGAGAGGAAGAACTCGGGAGAAGCAGGATCATTTGAGAAGCCTGCCCTTAGAAATGTTGGCAAACCTCCACTGCCTGAGAAAAGGATTTCCATTGCTGAAGATGATAGCGAGGACAAACACAAATTTGATGTGCCTGCTCTTCGAATGGTACCAAGGGACCAAAAACCTACCGAAACTCTAAGGAACATTTCCCGAGGAGAAAAGGAGTCTGATGTAGAGGTTAATCGTAGACCCTCTCTGAAGTCTACACCTCGCAAAGATCCCATAAAGGCAGAAGAAGGTAAAGAAAATCCATCTTGGCTTAAAGACATGAAACTGAGGAAAACTAGGAGTCAAGCGGACGACATCAACAATGTGGGTGAAAGCAGGGAGAAACCAGAATGGCTTCAGACAGCCACTGAAAAGAGAGAAAAAGCTTTAGAATCCCTCAATTCTAAGG aaaataaaacaaaatctagCTCAGAAAACAAAGTGCCTTGGTTAAGCCGAGACAATCTCAAGAAAACTTCCACTCCCTTGCAAGAAAATAATGACAATTCACATTCCAATCAAGATGAAGTCAGAAAGAGACTCAGTTCTGTAGATACAAATGGTGACTTGGATATTCCTTCAAGGGAAAGAACTCCATCAAAGAAGG ATGATACAAGAGAGAATTATGTGCCAAGCTGGCAGCGGGCCAAGGACAATCGTCATGCATCTAATCCCAACCTAAACTTTGTGACTCCTTCCTCCAACTCGGATGAACCTCCAGACTGGAAAAAGGCACTGGCCGAGAAAAGGAAAACAAGACGAGACTCTGATACTCCG GTCAAACCGGCCCCTGGGGCGGACAGTCAGGAGAAAGGACTCCCTCCTTGGAAGAAGGAACTGGCCAAGAAAGGAATGAAGCCCTCAGTTCCTGTCAAAA AAACAGGACTCTTCGATAAAACCCTGAGAAAGACGTAA
- the LOC128187822 gene encoding nucleolar protein dao-5-like isoform X2 encodes MAEQKRAHLNRSMEKSFEDLLTGLDDEFEPDIDDIFTNYDHLPEKVTDATFNAMAFQKPKSPTPTSSRQKEEVEEDEPSPGKVQMEEDLDIQLPRVAKNTDPGIQSESEDEEHEPSNGELEFVSSIQEGEEEGEGEVYDASKLILPSVGESSTDDTLLGNVELEEDEEEEEEDLEEDEEKEEIEEEKAESEDDSEGEDMEDQTQTKEEGKLRDQKDLTMFSGLDQDDSDPDIDKLVAECDFLPETVTDSTINAMVDRNRPLAKSYRQSQEEESDEQDEEETMETDSGPESSPPPEVKIRVQKEASLDFSVLEPDSNHLDVDIGKQKTNLRKKGSLAKRRKPTRSTVRSALLSGEETLFVDSTEPKVEKTSRKDDEDDVFGQRTSTSSVEGAPTSPPAKKPSKVMVPLPGFGGPVPALRKRSEEQHEAEMAVDEPKKKDFRSYGVKLPVPQLPRKSEFEDTPSKPVLRKVPRKDSAEKQETEVQYDVSSLKSVKKEARNSKADLESDVFFEKPALRQVARDDNKDRNSSSEMTFEKPALRNVSRPSLDKSNETDVKFEIPALKQVSRERGESNKSETDSDKTFSKPPLKSTPKPSEERSAPISPKTPEPKTFELPSLRPTPKASRSKPMDTQQDVGSFEKPSLRNVSRPLERKNSGEAGSFEKPALRNVGKPPLPEKRISIAEDDSEDKHKFDVPALRMVPRDQKPTETLRNISRGEKESDVEVNRRPSLKSTPRKDPIKAEEGKENPSWLKDMKLRKTRSQADDINNVGESREKPEWLQTATEKREKALESLNSKENKTKSSSENKVPWLSRDNLKKTSTPLQENNDNSHSNQDEVRKRLSSVDTNGDLDIPSRERTPSKKDDTRENYVPSWQRAKDNRHASNPNLNFVTPSSNSDEPPDWKKALAEKRKTRRDSDTPVKPAPGADSQEKGLPPWKKELAKKGMKPSVPVKTSADSKKVEPEWKQKAAEKRERIIKTGLFDKTLRKT; translated from the exons ATGGCAGAACAGAAAAGAGCTCATCTGAACAGG AGCATGGAAAAAAGCTTCGAGGATTTACTCACGGGGCTGGATGATGAGTTTGAGCCAGATATAGATGACATCTTCACAAACTATGATCATCTTCCTGAG AAAGTTACAGATGCCACATTTAATGCTATGGCTTTTCAAAAACCAAAAAGTCCTACCCCTACATCTTCACGGCAGAAGGAAGAGGTTGAAGAGGACGAACCAAGTCCTGGAAAAGTCCAAATGGAAGAAGACTTAGACATTCAGTTACCCAGGGTAGCAAAAAACACAGACCCTGGAATTCAGAGCGAGAGTGAAGATGAGGAGCATGAACCATCAAATGGGGAGTTGGAATTTGTCTCCTCCATTCAGGAGGGGGAGGAGGAGGGAGAAGGGGAGGTTTACGATGCCTCCAAGTTGATCTTGCCTTCTGTTGGGGAAAGCAGCACAGATGATACTCTGCTTGGAAATGTGGAGCTTGAAGAAGATGAAGAGGAAGAAGAGGAAGATCTAGAAGAAGATGAAGAGAAGGAAGAAATTGAGGAGGAAAAAGCAGAGAGTGAAGATGACAGTGAAGGAGAGGACATGGAAGACCAGACCCAAACAAAGGAAGAAGGAAAGTTGAGGGACCAGAAAGACCTGACAATGTTTTCAGGTCTGGACCAAGACGACTCGGATCCTGATATTGATAAGTTGGTAGCAGAGTGTGATTTCCTGCCTGAG ACTGTCACAGACTCCACTATCAATGCAATGGTGGATAGGAATCGACCTTTGGCCAAGTCTTACAGACAGAGTCAGGAAGAAGAGAGTGATGAACAGGATGAGGAGGAAACCATGGAAACAGACTCCGGCCCAGAAAGCAGCCCTCCACCG gaaGTAAAAATAAGAGTTCAAAAAGAGGCCAGTTTAGATTTCTCGGTTCTTGAG CCTGACAGCAACCATCTTGATGTGGATATTGGGAAGCAAAAGACCAATTTGAGAAAGAAGGGTTCTCTGGCCAAGAGGAGGAAACCCACTCGATCAACTGTCAGGAGCGCTCTTTTGTCAGGGGAGGAAACATTATTTGTAGATTCCACAG AACCAAAAGTGGAGAAGACTAGCAGGAAGGATGATGAGGATGATGTGTTTGGTCAGAGAACTTCAACTTCCTCTGTTGAAGGAGCTCCAACTTCACCCCCAGCCAAGAAACCCAGTAAAGTCATGGTGCCGCTACCAGGATTCGGGGGTCCTGTG CCTGCGCTTAGAAAGAGATCAGAGGAGCAGCATGAGGCAGAAATGGCAGTAGATGAACCAAAGAAGAAGGACTTCAGGAGTTATGGAGTTAAATTACCTGTGCCACAACTGCCAAGGAAAAGTGAATTTGAGGACACTCCAAGTAAACCTGTTTTGAGGAAAGTTCCCAGGAAAGACAGTGCTGAGAAGCAGGAGACGGAAGTACAGTATGATGTATCTTCTTTGAAATCAGTGAAAAAGGAAGCCAGAAATTCAAAAGCGGATTTGGAATCTGACGTGTTCTTTGAGAAGCCCGCTTTACGTCAAGTAGCTAGAGACGATAATAAGGATAGAAATTCTTCGAGTGAAATGACATTTGAAAAGCCTGCATTAAGAAATGTATCCAGACCAAGTCTGGACAAATCAAATGAAACGGACGTGAAGTTTGAGATTCCAGCCCTGAAACAAGTGTCCAGAGAGAGAGGAGAAAGCAATAAATCTGAGACAGATAGTGATAAAACATTTAGCAAACCACCTCTGAAATCAACACCCAAACCATCAGAGGAAAGGTCTGCACCAATTTCTCCTAAAACGCCAGAACCTAAAACATTCGAGCTGCCTAGTTTACGGCCAACCCCCAAAGCGAGCAGGAGCAAGCCAATGGATACTCAACAGGATGTGGGCTCATTCGAAAAACCGTCTCTGCGTAATGTGTCAAGACCACTGGAGAGGAAGAACTCGGGAGAAGCAGGATCATTTGAGAAGCCTGCCCTTAGAAATGTTGGCAAACCTCCACTGCCTGAGAAAAGGATTTCCATTGCTGAAGATGATAGCGAGGACAAACACAAATTTGATGTGCCTGCTCTTCGAATGGTACCAAGGGACCAAAAACCTACCGAAACTCTAAGGAACATTTCCCGAGGAGAAAAGGAGTCTGATGTAGAGGTTAATCGTAGACCCTCTCTGAAGTCTACACCTCGCAAAGATCCCATAAAGGCAGAAGAAGGTAAAGAAAATCCATCTTGGCTTAAAGACATGAAACTGAGGAAAACTAGGAGTCAAGCGGACGACATCAACAATGTGGGTGAAAGCAGGGAGAAACCAGAATGGCTTCAGACAGCCACTGAAAAGAGAGAAAAAGCTTTAGAATCCCTCAATTCTAAGG aaaataaaacaaaatctagCTCAGAAAACAAAGTGCCTTGGTTAAGCCGAGACAATCTCAAGAAAACTTCCACTCCCTTGCAAGAAAATAATGACAATTCACATTCCAATCAAGATGAAGTCAGAAAGAGACTCAGTTCTGTAGATACAAATGGTGACTTGGATATTCCTTCAAGGGAAAGAACTCCATCAAAGAAGG ATGATACAAGAGAGAATTATGTGCCAAGCTGGCAGCGGGCCAAGGACAATCGTCATGCATCTAATCCCAACCTAAACTTTGTGACTCCTTCCTCCAACTCGGATGAACCTCCAGACTGGAAAAAGGCACTGGCCGAGAAAAGGAAAACAAGACGAGACTCTGATACTCCG GTCAAACCGGCCCCTGGGGCGGACAGTCAGGAGAAAGGACTCCCTCCTTGGAAGAAGGAACTGGCCAAGAAAGGAATGAAGCCCTCAGTTCCTGTCAAAA cCTCAGCAGACTCGAAGAAAGTTGAACCCGAATGGAAACAAAAGGCCGCTGAGAAAAGAGAGAGAATAATAA AAACAGGACTCTTCGATAAAACCCTGAGAAAGACGTAA
- the LOC128187822 gene encoding nucleolar protein dao-5-like isoform X1, producing MAEQKRAHLNRSMEKSFEDLLTGLDDEFEPDIDDIFTNYDHLPEKVTDATFNAMAFQKPKSPTPTSSRQKEEVEEDEPSPGKVQMEEDLDIQLPRVAKNTDPGIQSESEDEEHEPSNGELEFVSSIQEGEEEGEGEVYDASKLILPSVGESSTDDTLLGNVELEEDEEEEEEDLEEDEEKEEIEEEKAESEDDSEGEDMEDQTQTKEEGKLRDQKDLTMFSGLDQDDSDPDIDKLVAECDFLPETVTDSTINAMVDRNRPLAKSYRQSQEEESDEQDEEETMETDSGPESSPPPEVKIRVQKEASLDFSVLEPDSNHLDVDIGKQKTNLRKKGSLAKRRKPTRSTVRSALLSGEETLFVDSTEPKVEKTSRKDDEDDVFGQRTSTSSVEGAPTSPPAKKPSKVMVPLPGFGGPVPALRKRSEEQHEAEMAVDEPKKKDFRSYGVKLPVPQLPRKSEFEDTPSKPVLRKVPRKDSAEKQETEVQYDVSSLKSVKKEARNSKADLESDVFFEKPALRQVARDDNKDRNSSSEMTFEKPALRNVSRPSLDKSNETDVKFEIPALKQVSRERGESNKSETDSDKTFSKPPLKSTPKPSEERSAPISPKTPEPKTFELPSLRPTPKASRSKPMDTQQDVGSFEKPSLRNVSRPLERKNSGEAGSFEKPALRNVGKPPLPEKRISIAEDDSEDKHKFDVPALRMVPRDQKPTETLRNISRGEKESDVEVNRRPSLKSTPRKDPIKAEEGKENPSWLKDMKLRKTRSQADDINNVGESREKPEWLQTATEKREKALESLNSKENKTKSSSENKVPWLSRDNLKKTSTPLQENNDNSHSNQDEVRKRLSSVDTNGDLDIPSRERTPSKKDDTRENYVPSWQRAKDNRHASNPNLNFVTPSSNSDEPPDWKKALAEKRKTRRDSDTPVKPAPGADSQEKGLPPWKKELAKKGMKPSVPVKTSADSKKVEPEWKQKAAEKRERIITHFKPDPDDEEKKQDSSIKP from the exons ATGGCAGAACAGAAAAGAGCTCATCTGAACAGG AGCATGGAAAAAAGCTTCGAGGATTTACTCACGGGGCTGGATGATGAGTTTGAGCCAGATATAGATGACATCTTCACAAACTATGATCATCTTCCTGAG AAAGTTACAGATGCCACATTTAATGCTATGGCTTTTCAAAAACCAAAAAGTCCTACCCCTACATCTTCACGGCAGAAGGAAGAGGTTGAAGAGGACGAACCAAGTCCTGGAAAAGTCCAAATGGAAGAAGACTTAGACATTCAGTTACCCAGGGTAGCAAAAAACACAGACCCTGGAATTCAGAGCGAGAGTGAAGATGAGGAGCATGAACCATCAAATGGGGAGTTGGAATTTGTCTCCTCCATTCAGGAGGGGGAGGAGGAGGGAGAAGGGGAGGTTTACGATGCCTCCAAGTTGATCTTGCCTTCTGTTGGGGAAAGCAGCACAGATGATACTCTGCTTGGAAATGTGGAGCTTGAAGAAGATGAAGAGGAAGAAGAGGAAGATCTAGAAGAAGATGAAGAGAAGGAAGAAATTGAGGAGGAAAAAGCAGAGAGTGAAGATGACAGTGAAGGAGAGGACATGGAAGACCAGACCCAAACAAAGGAAGAAGGAAAGTTGAGGGACCAGAAAGACCTGACAATGTTTTCAGGTCTGGACCAAGACGACTCGGATCCTGATATTGATAAGTTGGTAGCAGAGTGTGATTTCCTGCCTGAG ACTGTCACAGACTCCACTATCAATGCAATGGTGGATAGGAATCGACCTTTGGCCAAGTCTTACAGACAGAGTCAGGAAGAAGAGAGTGATGAACAGGATGAGGAGGAAACCATGGAAACAGACTCCGGCCCAGAAAGCAGCCCTCCACCG gaaGTAAAAATAAGAGTTCAAAAAGAGGCCAGTTTAGATTTCTCGGTTCTTGAG CCTGACAGCAACCATCTTGATGTGGATATTGGGAAGCAAAAGACCAATTTGAGAAAGAAGGGTTCTCTGGCCAAGAGGAGGAAACCCACTCGATCAACTGTCAGGAGCGCTCTTTTGTCAGGGGAGGAAACATTATTTGTAGATTCCACAG AACCAAAAGTGGAGAAGACTAGCAGGAAGGATGATGAGGATGATGTGTTTGGTCAGAGAACTTCAACTTCCTCTGTTGAAGGAGCTCCAACTTCACCCCCAGCCAAGAAACCCAGTAAAGTCATGGTGCCGCTACCAGGATTCGGGGGTCCTGTG CCTGCGCTTAGAAAGAGATCAGAGGAGCAGCATGAGGCAGAAATGGCAGTAGATGAACCAAAGAAGAAGGACTTCAGGAGTTATGGAGTTAAATTACCTGTGCCACAACTGCCAAGGAAAAGTGAATTTGAGGACACTCCAAGTAAACCTGTTTTGAGGAAAGTTCCCAGGAAAGACAGTGCTGAGAAGCAGGAGACGGAAGTACAGTATGATGTATCTTCTTTGAAATCAGTGAAAAAGGAAGCCAGAAATTCAAAAGCGGATTTGGAATCTGACGTGTTCTTTGAGAAGCCCGCTTTACGTCAAGTAGCTAGAGACGATAATAAGGATAGAAATTCTTCGAGTGAAATGACATTTGAAAAGCCTGCATTAAGAAATGTATCCAGACCAAGTCTGGACAAATCAAATGAAACGGACGTGAAGTTTGAGATTCCAGCCCTGAAACAAGTGTCCAGAGAGAGAGGAGAAAGCAATAAATCTGAGACAGATAGTGATAAAACATTTAGCAAACCACCTCTGAAATCAACACCCAAACCATCAGAGGAAAGGTCTGCACCAATTTCTCCTAAAACGCCAGAACCTAAAACATTCGAGCTGCCTAGTTTACGGCCAACCCCCAAAGCGAGCAGGAGCAAGCCAATGGATACTCAACAGGATGTGGGCTCATTCGAAAAACCGTCTCTGCGTAATGTGTCAAGACCACTGGAGAGGAAGAACTCGGGAGAAGCAGGATCATTTGAGAAGCCTGCCCTTAGAAATGTTGGCAAACCTCCACTGCCTGAGAAAAGGATTTCCATTGCTGAAGATGATAGCGAGGACAAACACAAATTTGATGTGCCTGCTCTTCGAATGGTACCAAGGGACCAAAAACCTACCGAAACTCTAAGGAACATTTCCCGAGGAGAAAAGGAGTCTGATGTAGAGGTTAATCGTAGACCCTCTCTGAAGTCTACACCTCGCAAAGATCCCATAAAGGCAGAAGAAGGTAAAGAAAATCCATCTTGGCTTAAAGACATGAAACTGAGGAAAACTAGGAGTCAAGCGGACGACATCAACAATGTGGGTGAAAGCAGGGAGAAACCAGAATGGCTTCAGACAGCCACTGAAAAGAGAGAAAAAGCTTTAGAATCCCTCAATTCTAAGG aaaataaaacaaaatctagCTCAGAAAACAAAGTGCCTTGGTTAAGCCGAGACAATCTCAAGAAAACTTCCACTCCCTTGCAAGAAAATAATGACAATTCACATTCCAATCAAGATGAAGTCAGAAAGAGACTCAGTTCTGTAGATACAAATGGTGACTTGGATATTCCTTCAAGGGAAAGAACTCCATCAAAGAAGG ATGATACAAGAGAGAATTATGTGCCAAGCTGGCAGCGGGCCAAGGACAATCGTCATGCATCTAATCCCAACCTAAACTTTGTGACTCCTTCCTCCAACTCGGATGAACCTCCAGACTGGAAAAAGGCACTGGCCGAGAAAAGGAAAACAAGACGAGACTCTGATACTCCG GTCAAACCGGCCCCTGGGGCGGACAGTCAGGAGAAAGGACTCCCTCCTTGGAAGAAGGAACTGGCCAAGAAAGGAATGAAGCCCTCAGTTCCTGTCAAAA cCTCAGCAGACTCGAAGAAAGTTGAACCCGAATGGAAACAAAAGGCCGCTGAGAAAAGAGAGAGAATAATAA CCCATTTTAAGCCAGACCCAGATGATGAGGAAAAG AAACAGGACTCTTCGATAAAACCCTGA